TGTCGTTGATAATGACATGAACAGCAGACTGAGGTGCTCCTGTGTTGCGGACAACTGCTTCAGTAACCTCCTTAGCAAGAGCTTTCTTTTGCTCGAGCGTACGTCCTTCAAATAAATCGATGCGAACAAATGGCATAATGGTTTCCTCCGTGGATTCTTTATTTCTTTATATTTTACCATATTTTGCCATTTAAAGCTTCAGAAAATTATGATATACTAGAATGTAGCAAAAATTTAGAAATGGACGTGAAATAGAAGCATGGCACAGTTGTATTATCGTTATGGGACTATGAACTCAGGTAAAACGATTGAGATTCTTAAGGTAGCCTATAACTATGAGGAGCAAGGAAAGGGAGTTGTGATTATGACTTCGGCTCTGGATACGCGTGACGGTGTTGGCTATGTGTCGAGTCGAATCGGCATGAAACGACCTGCACTTGCGATTGAAGATGATACAGATATCTATGGCTTAATCCGAGATTTGGAAGTCAAACCCTACTGTGTTTTGGTCGATGAGGCCCAGTTTCTCAAACGTCACCATGTTTACGACCTAGCTCGTGTTGTCGATGAGTTAGACATTCCTGTCATGGCATTCGGATTGAAGAATGACTTTCGCAATGAACTCTTCGAAGGTTCCAAACATCTCTTACTCTTAGCAGATAAGATTGACGAGATTAAGACTATTTGCCAGTATTGTAAGAAAAAGGCGACCATGGTTCTACGAACTCAAGATGGTGTGCCAGTCTATGATGGCGAACAAATCCAGATCGGTGGCAATGAAACCTATATCTCGGTTTGCCGTAAACATTATTTTGCCCCTGAAATCAATAAGGAGAATAAAGAAAAATGAACATCTATGATCAACTACAAGCTGTAGAAGACCGATATGAAGAATTAGGAGAATTGCTGAGTGACCCTGATGTCGTTTCAGACACCAAACGTTTCATGGAGCTTTCAAAAGAAGAGGCTTCAACTCGTGACACAGTAACAGCCTACCGTGAGTACAAACAAGTCCTTCAAAACATCGTCGATGCTGAAGAAATGATTAAAGAATCAGGCGGAGATGCGGACTTGGAAGAAATGGCCAAGCAAGAATTGAAAGATGCCAAGGCTGAAAAAGAAGGGTATGAAGAAAAATTGAAAATCTTGCTCCTTCCAAAGGATCCAAACGATGACAAGAACATCATCCTTGAAATCCGTGGAGCAGCTGGTGGAGACGAAGCAGCACTTTTCGCTGGAGATTTGTTAACTATGTACCAAAAGTATGCGGAAGCCCAAGGCTGGCGCTTTGAAGTCATGGAAGCTTCTATGAATGGTGTCGGTGGTTTCAAGGAAGTGGTTGCTATGGTTTCTGGTCAGTCTGTATATTCTAAACTCAAGTATGAGTCTGGTGCCCACCGTGTGCAACGTGTCCCTGTGACAGAAAGCCAAGGCCGTGTACATACTTCGACAGCGACAGTCCTTGTCATGCCTGAAGTGGAAGAAGTAGAATACGATATTGATCCAAAAGACCTTCGTGTTGATATCTACCACGCATCAGGTGCTGGTGGACAGAACGTCAATAAGGTTGCGACTGCCGTTCGTATCGTTCACTTGCCAACCAATATCAAGGTTGAGATGCAGGAAGAACGTACCCAGCAGAAAAACCGCGAGAAGGCCATGAAAATCATCCGTGCGCGTGTTGCTGACCACTTTGCACAAATTGCCCAGGATGAACAAGACGCTGAGCGTAAGTCTACTATTGGT
This genomic stretch from Streptococcus sp. 1643 harbors:
- a CDS encoding 4-oxalocrotonate tautomerase, with translation MPFVRIDLFEGRTLEQKKALAKEVTEAVVRNTGAPQSAVHVIINDMPEGTYFPQGEMRTK
- a CDS encoding thymidine kinase, which produces MAQLYYRYGTMNSGKTIEILKVAYNYEEQGKGVVIMTSALDTRDGVGYVSSRIGMKRPALAIEDDTDIYGLIRDLEVKPYCVLVDEAQFLKRHHVYDLARVVDELDIPVMAFGLKNDFRNELFEGSKHLLLLADKIDEIKTICQYCKKKATMVLRTQDGVPVYDGEQIQIGGNETYISVCRKHYFAPEINKENKEK
- the prfA gene encoding peptide chain release factor 1; translated protein: MNIYDQLQAVEDRYEELGELLSDPDVVSDTKRFMELSKEEASTRDTVTAYREYKQVLQNIVDAEEMIKESGGDADLEEMAKQELKDAKAEKEGYEEKLKILLLPKDPNDDKNIILEIRGAAGGDEAALFAGDLLTMYQKYAEAQGWRFEVMEASMNGVGGFKEVVAMVSGQSVYSKLKYESGAHRVQRVPVTESQGRVHTSTATVLVMPEVEEVEYDIDPKDLRVDIYHASGAGGQNVNKVATAVRIVHLPTNIKVEMQEERTQQKNREKAMKIIRARVADHFAQIAQDEQDAERKSTIGTGDRSERIRTYNFPQNRVTDHRIGLTLQKLDTILSGKLDEVVDALVLYDQTQKLEELNN